The following proteins are co-located in the Microcystis wesenbergii NRERC-220 genome:
- a CDS encoding universal stress protein, whose protein sequence is MYQKILIAIDLSEMGDSVFKEAVSLASKYEANLLLLHVLSPEEDYSPLPIPPNLADIYPAQGNDLTLDFWRQQWEEFEQKGVEMLQKRANQAVEMGVKGEYRQIYGHAAKTICKVAREENIDLIVIGRRGRSGLGELFLGSVSNYVLHHAPCSVLIVQHHHFTKLAVKT, encoded by the coding sequence ATGTATCAAAAAATCTTGATAGCAATAGATTTGTCCGAGATGGGGGATAGTGTTTTTAAGGAGGCTGTATCCTTAGCCAGTAAGTACGAAGCTAACCTCCTACTACTGCACGTCCTTTCCCCTGAAGAAGATTATAGCCCTTTACCGATTCCACCCAATTTAGCCGATATTTACCCCGCCCAGGGTAATGATCTCACTCTCGATTTTTGGCGGCAACAATGGGAAGAATTTGAGCAGAAAGGGGTGGAAATGTTGCAAAAAAGAGCTAATCAGGCGGTAGAAATGGGTGTAAAGGGAGAATACCGGCAAATTTACGGTCATGCCGCCAAAACTATCTGTAAAGTGGCGCGAGAGGAAAATATTGATTTAATTGTCATCGGTCGGCGTGGGCGATCGGGTCTAGGAGAGTTATTCTTAGGTAGTGTGAGTAATTATGTTCTCCATCATGCCCCCTGTTCTGTGTTAATTGTTCAACATCATCACTTTACCAAATTAGCCGTTAAAACTTGA
- a CDS encoding ribonuclease D, whose translation MPYLTESDAIRNAIDHFCYFPILWLDTEVADYDSKTPRLSLIQILADSTYLTGERVTILDVLDRPDLTNYFITKIMLVDWIEKVFHNASYDCKFLGGKGKVKKITCTLELAKKVPYYIAPLPNYQLKTLAECLCHFPPIDQTEQGGNWGKRPLTADQLEYAQKDPVYRDQIHHRLLQLSHLITPDPAGENLERLTNRYWEIYQQWKLLDPEMEHLKERLKSAIIQQEAAEINGFSVSYQNRTNKKVKLAELALSIYRDRIAKYLSP comes from the coding sequence ATGCCTTATTTAACGGAATCCGACGCTATTAGAAATGCGATCGATCACTTTTGTTATTTTCCCATTCTTTGGTTAGATACGGAAGTAGCTGATTACGATAGCAAGACTCCCCGTTTGTCTCTGATTCAAATTCTTGCTGATTCCACGTACCTAACGGGTGAGCGGGTGACAATTTTGGATGTTCTCGATCGACCCGATCTGACTAACTATTTTATCACTAAAATCATGCTGGTTGACTGGATAGAAAAGGTTTTTCACAATGCTAGTTATGATTGTAAATTTTTGGGCGGTAAGGGCAAAGTTAAAAAGATTACCTGTACCCTAGAGTTAGCTAAAAAGGTTCCCTACTATATTGCTCCTTTACCCAATTATCAACTAAAAACCCTGGCTGAATGTCTTTGTCATTTTCCCCCTATTGATCAGACTGAACAGGGGGGTAATTGGGGCAAAAGACCTTTAACGGCGGACCAGCTAGAATATGCACAAAAAGACCCCGTATATAGGGACCAAATCCATCATCGTCTTTTGCAGCTCTCCCATTTAATTACTCCTGATCCTGCCGGTGAGAATCTGGAAAGATTAACTAATCGTTATTGGGAAATTTACCAGCAATGGAAGCTTTTAGATCCAGAGATGGAACATCTCAAGGAACGTTTAAAGTCGGCAATTATCCAGCAAGAGGCTGCGGAGATTAACGGGTTTTCGGTCAGTTACCAAAATCGCACCAACAAAAAAGTTAAACTGGCCGAATTAGCCTTGTCTATTTATCGGGACAGGATAGCCAAATATCTCTCTCCTTAA
- the pheA gene encoding prephenate dehydratase — MTVKIAYLGPVGTYSETAALAFANSLPPQPHQLIPYPSIALALRSVVQNQADLAVVPVENSTEGSVVMTLDALWQLPGLQIQQELVLPISHALLSPRQSLTEIKTVYSHPQALAQCQKWLENNLPNVPIIPTNSTTEAIQILDREANSAAIASPRAAKLYNVPILIQPINDYPDNCTRFWVMALTSHRQGERMSLAFQVLDQPGALVKPLEVFAKRQLNLSRIESRPTKRSLGEYIFFIDLEINPDQQHLIAETLEELTNYTDAIDVLGAYQVVNLPVESLEEL, encoded by the coding sequence ATGACTGTAAAGATCGCTTATCTGGGGCCAGTGGGAACCTATTCAGAAACAGCCGCTTTAGCATTTGCTAATAGTTTACCACCCCAGCCTCATCAATTAATACCCTATCCTAGCATTGCCCTAGCCCTGCGATCGGTTGTCCAAAATCAGGCCGATTTAGCAGTGGTCCCGGTGGAAAATTCCACCGAAGGAAGTGTGGTAATGACTCTTGATGCTTTATGGCAATTACCCGGGTTACAGATTCAACAAGAATTAGTTTTACCGATTTCCCATGCACTTCTATCTCCCAGACAATCGCTAACAGAAATTAAAACCGTTTATTCCCATCCCCAAGCTTTAGCTCAATGTCAAAAATGGCTAGAAAATAATTTACCTAACGTGCCGATTATTCCCACTAATTCTACCACAGAAGCGATTCAAATTCTCGATCGAGAGGCCAATTCGGCCGCTATTGCTTCCCCCCGGGCAGCAAAACTCTATAATGTACCAATATTAATACAACCAATTAATGATTATCCCGATAATTGTACCCGTTTTTGGGTAATGGCTTTAACTTCCCATCGCCAAGGTGAGCGAATGTCCCTCGCTTTTCAAGTTTTAGATCAACCCGGTGCTTTAGTCAAACCTTTAGAAGTTTTTGCCAAACGTCAGCTTAATTTATCTCGGATCGAATCGCGACCAACTAAACGATCTTTAGGAGAATACATATTTTTTATCGATCTAGAAATTAATCCAGATCAACAGCATTTAATCGCAGAAACTTTAGAAGAATTAACCAATTATACCGATGCGATCGATGTTCTTGGTGCTTATCAGGTGGTTAATTTGCCTGTAGAAAGTTTAGAGGAATTATAA